A section of the Clostridium felsineum DSM 794 genome encodes:
- a CDS encoding ABC transporter substrate-binding protein: MKRFFKSFLFVVMSSSIIFYASACGTSKNTNAIKSNPNTTQKKVSITIWINSKDQNIIKDQINDFNKKYDYITVNPVFMTEEDIMKNYESNVKNKSKLPDVVEIGDLNASSFIDKFNQKLVNMSSDSDIKSDMFLSNKVHNLTNEGKVYGYPWYTEPLFMFYRSDILNSLNVKPEDIKTWQEYNELGNAVKQNGKNLTYISDLSDIYNVQNTELGVNFLDSNNKVNIKNDKFKEASSFLFDIIKGNTNISVEPGKDTPKAFASGEIVSMMASPEEILYLENNYSNLKGKVSVQRLPAFEQAGNNTAYRGGENFLVTDNSKNKSYASVFAKFVTSDEEASYKQFAIYALCSSNASVYTYDKIHKKNDYIGGYDVYEMYMNAAKMFSDIKYYKNYEEIDDYIVKEIGNEAAQNKNIDEIIENIQKNLDDKYNK; the protein is encoded by the coding sequence ATGAAAAGATTTTTTAAAAGTTTTTTGTTTGTAGTTATGAGTTCTAGTATAATTTTTTACGCTTCAGCTTGTGGTACTTCAAAAAACACTAATGCAATTAAATCTAACCCAAATACCACTCAAAAAAAAGTAAGTATAACTATATGGATAAATAGTAAAGATCAAAATATAATAAAAGATCAAATAAATGATTTTAATAAAAAATATGATTACATAACTGTAAATCCAGTGTTTATGACTGAGGAAGACATAATGAAGAATTACGAAAGTAATGTTAAAAATAAGTCAAAGCTTCCTGATGTTGTGGAAATTGGAGATTTAAATGCATCTAGTTTTATTGATAAATTTAATCAAAAGCTTGTTAATATGTCTTCTGATAGTGATATAAAAAGCGATATGTTCTTATCTAATAAAGTTCATAATTTAACTAATGAAGGAAAGGTTTACGGTTATCCTTGGTATACTGAGCCGTTATTCATGTTTTATAGATCAGATATACTAAATAGTTTAAATGTTAAGCCAGAGGACATAAAAACCTGGCAGGAATACAATGAACTTGGAAATGCAGTTAAACAGAATGGAAAAAATTTAACATACATTTCAGATTTAAGCGATATTTATAATGTTCAAAATACAGAATTAGGAGTTAATTTTTTAGATAGCAATAATAAGGTTAATATAAAGAATGATAAATTTAAAGAAGCTTCAAGTTTTCTTTTTGATATAATTAAGGGAAATACAAATATAAGTGTTGAACCTGGAAAGGATACGCCAAAGGCTTTTGCTTCAGGAGAAATTGTATCCATGATGGCATCTCCAGAAGAAATTTTATATCTTGAAAATAATTACTCGAATCTAAAGGGTAAGGTTTCAGTGCAAAGGTTGCCAGCTTTTGAACAGGCAGGAAATAACACCGCATATAGAGGAGGAGAAAATTTTCTGGTAACAGATAATTCTAAGAATAAATCATATGCTAGTGTATTTGCTAAGTTTGTTACAAGCGATGAAGAAGCTTCATATAAGCAATTTGCAATATATGCATTATGTTCTAGTAATGCAAGTGTGTATACATATGATAAAATACATAAAAAAAATGATTATATTGGTGGATATGATGTATATGAAATGTATATGAATGCTGCAAAGATGTTTTCTGATATAAAGTACTATAAAAATTATGAAGAAATAGATGATTATATAGTAAAAGAAATAGGGAATGAGGCAGCGCAAAACAAAAATATAGATGAAATTATAGAAAATATTCAGAAGAATTTAGATGATAAATATAATAAATAA
- a CDS encoding glycosyltransferase family 4 protein, which produces MNIAIDVRGINLYRGTGIGTYTENFVRELLNTDNKNLYTLYWYGTGYNNFIKSNSKINIVSKGSHSFFEKYYFPENIIKNNIEIYHVPQNGIGLNPNIPCIKVCTVHDLIPYIMPETVGKGYLLKFLKNMPFIIENSDAILTVSEYSKKDILKYFPIDENKIFVTPLAANYNYKPLNKENCKKFIYKNYEIDAPFILYLGGFSKRKNIKNLIISFSEANKKLTQKHKLVIIGLCRDELINLKDLCRNLNISNDVIFTGYIEEKLLPLFYNAAEIFVYPSLYEGFGLPVLEAMSCKTPVITSNTSSIPEITGNDALLINPLDTSELRDSILKVLEDNKLKQKLSIDGFNRSKRFSWKNTSNKTLEAYKNIYTNLI; this is translated from the coding sequence ATGAACATAGCAATTGATGTCCGAGGAATAAATCTTTACAGAGGAACTGGAATCGGAACATATACTGAAAACTTTGTAAGAGAGCTTTTAAACACGGATAACAAAAACTTATATACTTTGTACTGGTATGGCACCGGCTATAATAATTTTATAAAATCAAATTCTAAAATAAACATAGTTTCCAAAGGCTCACACAGCTTTTTCGAGAAATACTACTTTCCTGAAAATATAATAAAAAACAATATCGAAATATATCATGTTCCTCAAAATGGAATAGGCCTTAATCCAAATATACCATGCATAAAAGTCTGTACTGTTCATGATTTAATTCCTTATATCATGCCTGAAACAGTTGGAAAAGGATATCTTTTAAAATTTCTAAAAAATATGCCTTTTATTATAGAAAATTCTGATGCTATTTTAACTGTGTCGGAATACTCAAAAAAAGACATTCTAAAGTATTTTCCAATAGATGAAAATAAAATATTTGTAACACCTCTTGCTGCAAATTATAATTACAAGCCGCTTAATAAAGAAAATTGCAAAAAATTCATTTATAAAAACTATGAAATTGATGCACCATTTATTTTATATTTAGGTGGTTTCAGTAAAAGAAAAAACATAAAAAATCTTATAATTTCTTTTTCTGAAGCAAACAAAAAATTAACTCAAAAACATAAATTGGTGATAATAGGTTTATGTAGGGATGAACTTATAAATTTAAAAGACTTATGTCGCAATTTAAACATCTCAAATGATGTTATTTTTACTGGCTATATAGAAGAGAAGCTTTTGCCTCTATTTTACAATGCTGCTGAAATCTTTGTATACCCTTCGCTCTATGAAGGTTTTGGACTTCCTGTCCTTGAAGCTATGAGTTGTAAAACCCCCGTAATAACTTCAAATACCTCTTCTATACCAGAAATAACTGGTAACGATGCTTTACTTATAAATCCTTTAGATACCTCTGAACTTAGGGATTCTATATTAAAAGTCCTTGAAGACAATAAATTAAAACAAAAATTAAGCATAGATGGCTTTAATCGTTCTAAAAGATTTTCATGGAAAAACACTTCAAATAAAACTCTAGAAGCATATAAAAACATCTATACAAACCTTATTTAG
- a CDS encoding CotS family spore coat protein → MKSEEISRFLKDNYNIKVKDYKKIKNVYKISDNLKSYCLKCISYDYGHVLFIVKAIEHLKKNGFDNIPEIIRTIKGDQFIKFQKGYVYLTDWVDSRLCNFDNPVDLKMAVKVLAELHLKSRNFVVTEDMNPRVGWFKWIGNFKNRRDEILKFKSMISKKDKKTEFDNLYSKMMQEELVKVDKSISDIEKSEYDHKMKKEFKLNGFCHHDYAHHNILIDKKENINIIDFDYCILDTHLHDLSSILIRKMKNGLWDMKSCLFILDTYNEKYTIENSDIPIIAAFIEFPQGYWQVGLQYYVEKQPWTEEFFISRLNRLHKDKDERQEFVEELINLKYL, encoded by the coding sequence ATGAAAAGTGAAGAGATTAGTAGATTTTTAAAAGACAATTATAATATTAAGGTTAAAGATTACAAGAAAATAAAAAATGTTTATAAAATCAGTGATAATTTAAAAAGTTACTGCCTTAAGTGTATAAGCTATGATTATGGGCATGTTCTTTTTATAGTAAAAGCTATAGAACATTTAAAAAAGAATGGCTTTGATAATATTCCTGAAATTATTAGAACAATTAAGGGAGATCAGTTTATAAAATTTCAAAAAGGATATGTATATCTGACGGATTGGGTTGATTCTAGACTATGCAATTTTGATAATCCTGTAGACTTAAAAATGGCGGTAAAAGTTCTTGCAGAGTTACATTTAAAAAGTAGAAATTTTGTAGTTACAGAAGATATGAATCCAAGAGTAGGTTGGTTTAAATGGATAGGTAATTTTAAAAATAGAAGAGATGAGATATTAAAATTCAAAAGTATGATTTCAAAAAAAGATAAAAAAACTGAATTTGATAATTTGTATTCCAAAATGATGCAAGAAGAGTTAGTTAAGGTCGATAAATCAATATCAGATATAGAAAAGTCCGAATACGATCATAAAATGAAAAAAGAATTTAAGTTAAATGGATTTTGTCACCATGATTATGCTCATCATAATATACTAATAGACAAAAAAGAAAATATCAATATCATAGATTTCGATTATTGTATATTAGATACACATCTCCATGATTTATCAAGTATTCTTATAAGAAAGATGAAAAATGGCTTATGGGATATGAAAAGTTGTTTATTTATTTTAGACACATATAATGAAAAATACACCATAGAAAATAGTGATATACCTATAATTGCAGCCTTTATAGAATTTCCTCAGGGTTATTGGCAAGTTGGACTTCAATATTATGTTGAGAAGCAACCCTGGACAGAGGAGTTTTTTATCAGTAGATTAAATAGGCTTCATAAAGATAAGGATGAAAGACAGGAATTCGTAGAGGAACTTATAAATTTAAAATATTTGTAA
- a CDS encoding spore coat protein produces MSSIEDISFIDYIKKKGINICNTVHVMNKNYIDEKKIIEQIHIIGEFHKIARGYNGFDVKNIKNKIGKLVGQYKIQEKNLKKYAAIKEKSNELTMFDEYFLSTYKGVIKRCEKCLNYISDDKYIQIIKRGMRNNDICLGNCYFDNLWKDKELCIVDYSDVAFNMVEIDGIKFLNKLKINNFDFDFELLIDEYILTEGIERESENFMKALISFPVEYIKCVERYQRNTDKDLEDKFTAKLNKAIRKDGESII; encoded by the coding sequence TTGAGTAGCATAGAAGATATTTCTTTTATAGATTACATTAAAAAAAAAGGAATAAATATATGTAATACTGTACATGTAATGAATAAAAATTATATAGATGAAAAAAAAATTATAGAACAGATTCATATAATAGGAGAATTTCATAAAATAGCTAGAGGCTATAATGGCTTCGATGTAAAGAATATAAAAAATAAAATTGGTAAACTTGTTGGGCAATATAAAATACAAGAAAAAAACTTAAAAAAATATGCAGCTATAAAAGAAAAAAGTAATGAATTAACCATGTTTGATGAATACTTTTTAAGTACCTACAAAGGTGTTATTAAAAGGTGTGAAAAGTGTCTTAATTATATTAGTGACGATAAATATATTCAAATAATAAAAAGAGGCATGAGAAATAATGATATTTGTCTTGGAAATTGCTATTTTGATAACCTTTGGAAAGATAAGGAGCTTTGTATAGTAGATTATAGTGATGTGGCTTTTAACATGGTTGAAATAGATGGAATAAAGTTTTTGAATAAGTTAAAAATTAATAATTTTGATTTTGATTTTGAATTATTAATAGATGAATATATTTTAACAGAAGGTATTGAACGAGAAAGTGAAAATTTTATGAAAGCTTTAATATCATTCCCTGTAGAGTATATAAAATGTGTTGAAAGGTACCAAAGAAATACTGATAAAGATCTAGAAGATAAATTTACTGCAAAACTTAATAAAGCTATAAGAAAAGATGGGGAGAGTATTATTTAG
- a CDS encoding CotS family spore coat protein codes for MLDLRSYREGRLASYELDVELFNEFNLSVYNVMPLRKAFLISTDKGEKILKKIDYTIEEFKFILSVVNYIKNENGFTRIMDFNKTQNGEYYAIKNGDLYCIMDMIEGKECEFSNPVDLSVSAFSLGQLHGASEGFRYKNNDSKNKWGKMIKSFKRKKEELIFFKKMAKLYEKPNEFDEAFLKNVDYYMEQIGKSIDAMENSQYYKLCSEEDKIVLCHHDLAHHNIIIKDEEAYFIDFDYAIIDLKVHDLANIISKAAKVFNYAISNSNTIISNYCKSNSLNRNEIEVLFDILSFPEDFYEIVKNYYTKRKEWSEEEFMAKMNRKINTEENRIEFLEDLKKELKI; via the coding sequence ATGCTTGATTTAAGGTCATATAGAGAAGGTAGGCTTGCAAGTTATGAATTAGATGTTGAATTATTTAATGAGTTCAATCTTTCTGTATATAATGTAATGCCTCTTAGGAAAGCATTTTTAATATCTACAGATAAAGGAGAAAAAATACTTAAAAAAATAGATTATACTATTGAGGAATTTAAATTTATTTTATCTGTAGTAAATTATATAAAAAATGAAAATGGATTTACAAGAATAATGGATTTTAATAAAACACAAAATGGAGAATATTATGCTATAAAAAATGGAGACCTTTATTGTATTATGGATATGATAGAAGGTAAAGAATGTGAATTTAGTAATCCAGTTGATTTAAGTGTAAGTGCATTTTCATTAGGACAACTTCATGGTGCATCAGAAGGGTTTAGATATAAAAATAACGATAGTAAAAATAAATGGGGAAAAATGATAAAAAGCTTTAAAAGAAAAAAAGAAGAATTGATTTTTTTTAAGAAAATGGCTAAATTATATGAAAAGCCTAATGAATTTGATGAAGCATTTTTGAAAAATGTTGATTACTATATGGAACAAATCGGTAAAAGTATTGATGCTATGGAAAATAGTCAATACTACAAATTATGTAGTGAGGAAGACAAAATAGTGTTATGCCATCATGACTTAGCACATCATAATATAATTATAAAAGATGAAGAGGCATATTTTATAGATTTTGATTATGCAATAATAGACCTTAAAGTACATGATCTTGCTAATATAATATCAAAAGCTGCAAAAGTATTTAATTATGCTATAAGTAATTCAAATACCATCATCTCTAATTATTGCAAATCTAATAGCTTAAATAGGAATGAGATAGAAGTATTATTTGACATATTAAGTTTCCCAGAGGACTTTTATGAAATAGTTAAAAATTATTATACTAAAAGAAAAGAATGGTCAGAGGAAGAGTTTATGGCTAAAATGAACAGAAAAATTAATACTGAAGAGAATAGAATTGAATTTTTAGAAGACCTAAAAAAAGAATTGAAAATTTAA